A genomic stretch from Hemibagrus wyckioides isolate EC202008001 linkage group LG20, SWU_Hwy_1.0, whole genome shotgun sequence includes:
- the LOC131371189 gene encoding myomegalin-like isoform X3, whose amino-acid sequence MKEVCRVCARELCGNQRRWIFHPAGRLQVLLSHALGRELRRDGRGEFVCSKCAFMLERMYRFDTVVARVEALSIERLHKLLLEKDRLRQCVRGMYLKHNSDATSVEKECMVDMSSIHDAKYCALVEEDLMYSVYESWAEEEEQTLECSHNPQCHGSDASSLWHRSRRCRGCSALRVADSDYEAVCKVPRKLARSISCGPSTRYSETTMTTTASTTLVPEQTARDSSDSDKTLGGRPSSSNSSESLTSTLGAAPRVGQLEQDVREEQNWDLEQDPSLDRASASGKLQLALCLLQNCIYKPVRIPHGSRLPVLIKPGCVDTGINLGNPGQVLRTPTERVAFAREMPGPPRIRLGLALELAELEEMWDDVYEEYLPFCLKKIEKKSLIEEQQSQLNQYESAAGQCVSELQKAQLQVQSLQSKIQESETSNKKLQEKLGDMETELRSIRQAAQSQERTIQSLTESLNTKETESQELYQVIEGQNATLCKLREMAHRSQLQHSQVVEGGDLQGEVVALQSSLFCCQLELEANQRAQRQNQRMAEDLAHSRDRLHSDLEAALQHRETTEKYNQDLRSTVQQLRSELQVKDAQLKEYEADKHSEVSARDKTISELQFALREKERTVQEYSELLDQPTESGRPRDALLDKLKSRIRDRDKALERSIDEKFRCLEEKETEVRKLQLALREKERDLERLRCILTNNEETITSIDGLMRSKDLELEQTQESFRKMQWLKQQSDEKNTITLRERDNIIAQLHTTLHARSKETEDLTAALLAKLSPSPNEVVEELKSRLALKERLFQEVLSERSRQTQEHHTLIQDLLNTISSRDQYIKESGERLRQVITERTGQLNEMRRQLVSREQELSDVTRERERERERGAPLAMEMERLQSILREKESLIQDLMQSQEEATSRPSATTLRSGDSNSELEMQAVKEELQIALRKHRETERELLELRSALTKKPETRITTDPQSALEQLVSEYQQLNQALRAEKKLYQNLNHMQSTEDSMGKTQALHMELDTVQALRGQLEEVLSRTRDTALALDRAAKAHADYGEFSTDEDEDEIEDDDDDDDDEEEEGSSSEEFTDSIEEDVKLTAESLASTENAGVSEGPVSRRISQEAMRGGWQDEVKQKKGEERETGEERSQLSQAGCTSLSQDRCTRSNLQEEKRNLELSGSRSGQDSGSGCGPGTERNVSVKCRRWEQSETDRLNPHDQQQTHMLIEEEEDEYEDEEEKDMRASRGKRGLPTVTLREGAGKRRCNRPHSLDLGVLLTRKTTGEESSTQEIGGENGGSAGFWQHVEAGLREQAERLRSDLALSRQESRELRERLMVSEATVHAQADQLKEYRELLTESAVQQDSKQVQVDLQDLGYETSGRSENEAEREDASSPEFDDIELCNSLSRPSYGSVGNSWHQHGDGSQPDDLLVQDLRAQLTRCHKVIRGLQIRVRSLSTTSDYASSLERTSRKVNWAFQESPAHSGLEDDEGWHSDGPAIGPLKSNRDLQELMSRVASLENQIRNSKLEEKRGAEEGKSATWPGKYNTLIQAQARELSHLRQRMREGRGICHILTQHLGDTTKAFEELLRANDIDYYMGQSFREQLSQSSSLIQRISIKLSGRDRSEVQDDKMGHELLALRLSKELQQKDKIIESLHTKLQQRPDTPSSSHAPSETTDQSDRTSFVSDERASINEDLELCSDVDAVSEYAQEEPAPRSNDADRPSFLPVPPSIQSPITPYRTKESTTGVYSVPLYGSLPLAQTHPWSNSSNNLTSDPLPFFGPLTPQQHQQGLRRPPIRSFSLPHSLSSYPLMGSALPDPSHYTQLSHHSLHQPQKSDSSLVGSSAPWDMDSIIQPIIGLTGAPGYQSGNSHSGVDLIEEHLREIRTLRQRLEDSIRTNERLRQQLETRLAKAARDGAAPTNIYIQGLDTVTQLSNEIRVLKEENLSLQSRLQASRDNIEEVEQLREAVLSGRARLKQAELEAEQWKEELRRHQTHSCEQSQQIQQLRQERQSNQEHNNRLQHEVSLLQQQLSESRQLLHSLQCELQLYDRVCTGSKSAPTGYLSGLPYSSAPAVGELNQLLMEVRALRAQLERSVQENSALRIQLQKQLEQQLNSASLEQRPSSLMPASPLRDALYRRQLLHDPSPSPPVRDVGPFPSGPPCSPYSELEESSLTANDSLEPHVELEGDAPDGSFANRNGRHAIGHVDDFSALQQQVLEGRGLVHRMEATLNTCLNTALMEVNTGKALDYASVKTLLSNTKTLRQILEEAMSLLKMFWRAALPSSDSPAQYLQKEQSMKEEIQSLRMRIAEQEEVLQNTIQRLRSTSRTKESMETFIVSQLSRTRDVLKKARANLEKNELRISSLSSSSSSLYHGQVLKGAYPGSSDRGCVTPVIAMETSSPRLAKKRARECLH is encoded by the exons ATGAAGGAGGTGTGCCGGGTGTGCGCCCGTGAGCTGTGTGGAAATCAACGCCGCTGGATCTTCCATCCAGCAGGCAGGTTACAGGTGCTGCTGTCACACGCTCTGGGCCGTGAGCTGCGCCGGGACGGCCGTGGAGAATTCGTCTGCAGCAAGTGTGCCTTTATGCTGGAGCGTATGTATCGCTTTGACACGGTGGTTGCGCGTGTGGAGGCACTGTCCATCGAGCGGCTGCACAAGCTCCTGCTGGAGAAAGACCGTCTACGACAATGCGTCAGAGGAATGTATCTCAAGCACAACAGCGATGCAACATCTGTGGAGAAAGAGTGCATGGTGGACATGTCGAGCATCCATGATGCCAAGTACTGCGCCCTGGTTGAAGAGGACTTGATGTATTCGGTGTACGAGTCGTGGGCAGAGGAAGAGGAGCAAACGTTGGAGTGTAGCCATAATCCACAGTGCCACGGGTCAGACGCATCCTCACTCTGGCACCGGTCAAGAAGATGCCGAGGCTGCAGCGCGCTCCGTGTAGCTGACTCGGACTATGAGGCTGTGTGCAAGGTACCTAGGAAGTTGGCACGTAGCATTTCCTGTGGTCCTTCCACGCGCTACTCTGAGACTACCATGACAACGACAGCATCAACTACCCTTGTTCCAGAGCAAACAGCAAGGGATTCATCTGACAGTGACAAGACTTTAGGAGGGAGACCAAGCTCCAGCAACTCATCAGAGTCTTTAACCTCTACCCTGGGTGCAGCGCCACGTGTTGGACAGCTGGAGCAAGACGTGAGGGAAGAGCAGAACTGGGACTTAGAGCAGGACCCCAGTCTTGACCGTGCGAGTGCATCTGGCAAACTGCAGCTTGCTCTGTGCTTGCTTCAGAATTGCATCTACAAACCTGTCCGGATTCCCCACGGAAGTAGGCTTCCTGTTTTAATTAAACCTGGGTGTGTGGATACAGGCATTAATCTAGGCAACCCAGGACAAGTCCTAAGGACCCCCACTGAAAGGGTAGCCTTTGCACGAGAGATGCCTGGGCCTCCAAGAATTCGTCTGGGCCTGGCACTGGAGTTGGCCGAGCTGGAGGAGATGTGGGATGATGTATATGAAGAGTACTTACCTTTCTGCTTGAAGAAGATTGAAAAGAAG TCTCTGATTGAAGAGCAGCAGTCTCAGCTGAACCAGTATGAATCTGCGGCAGGCCAGTGCGTCAGTGAACTGCAGAAGGCTCAGCTACAGGTCCAGTCTCTCCAAAGTAAGATCCAGGAGAGTGAAACCAGCAACAAG AAGCTGCAGGAAAAGCTGGGGGACATGGAGACTGAGCTGCGCTCTATCAGACAGGCAGCTCAGAGTCAGGAGAGGACCATCCAGAGCCTCACTGAAAGTCTTAATACTAAGGAGACAGAG tcacaGGAGTTATATCAGGTTATAGAAGGACAGAATGCCACCCTGTGTAAGCTCAGAGAAATGGCCCATCGCAGTCAGCTCCAACATTCACAG GTTGTAGAAGGCGGTGACCTGCAAGGTGAGGTGGTGGCACTACAAAGCTCTCTTTTCTGCTGCCAGCTGGAGCTGGAGGCAAATCAGCGAGCACAGAGACAGAACCAGAGGATGGCAGAAGACCTGGCACACTCCCGTGACCGCCTGCACAGTGACCTAGAGGCGGCACTGCAGCACCGGGAGACCACCGAAAAGTACAACCAG gatttGCGCAGCACAGTGCAGCAGCTGCGTTCAGAGCTACAGGTGAAGGACGCTCAGCTGAAGGAGTACGAGGCTGATAAACACTCTGAGGTTTCAGCCCGAGACAAAACCATCTCAGAGCTGCAGTTTGCActaagggagaaagagagaactgTGCAG gagTACTCAGAGCTGCTGGACCAGCCTACTGAGTCTGGCCGACCCCGTGACGCCCTGCTGGACAAACTAAAGAGTCGCATTCGTGACCGAGACAAAGCTCTGGAG CGCTCTATAGACGAGAAGTTCCGCTGCTTGGAGGAGAAGGAGACTGAGGTGCGCAAGCTGCAGTTAGCACTtcgggagaaagagagagacctcGAGAGACTGCGCTGTATTTTGACCAACAATGAGGAGACAATCACG agtATAGATGGTCTTATGCGCAGTAAAGATCTGGAGTTGGAACAGACTCAGGAATCGTTCCGGAAGATGCAGTGGCTCAAACAGCAGAGCGACGAGAAAAACACAATCACTTTGCGTGAGAGAGACAACATCATCGCACAGCTGCACACTACGCTCCATGCACGCAGCAAAGAGACAGAG gaCCTGACAGCAGCGTTATTGGCTAAGCTCTCCCCCAGCCCTAACGAGGTAGTGGAGGAGCTCAAGTCACGTCTGGCACTGAAAGAGAGGCTCTTCCAGGAGGTGCTGTCTGAGCGCAGCAGGCAGACTCAGGAGCACCACACACTGATCCAGGACCTGCTCAATACCATCAGCTCCAGAGACCAGTACATCAAG GAGAGCGGCGAGAGGCTGAGGCAGGTGATAACAGAGCGGACCGGGCAGCTAAATGAGATGCGGAGGCAGCTCGTGTCACGTGAACAGGAGCTGAGTGACGTGACacgggagagggagagggagagagaaagaggagctCCACTGGCTATGGAGATGGAGAGACTTCAGAGtatactgagagagaaagaaagcctTATACAG GATCTGATGCAGAGTCAGGAAGAGGCAACTTCCAGACCATCGGCAACAACACTGA GATCGGGAGATAGCAACTCAGAGCTGGAGATGCAGGCTGTTAAAGAGGAGCTTCAGATCGCCCTgaggaaacacagagagacagag AGGGAGCTTTTGGAGTTAAGATCTGCTTTGACCAAAAAGCCTGAAACTCGCATTACCACTGACCCCCAG AGCGCTCTGGAGCAGTTGGTATCAGAGTACCAGCAACTAAACCAGGCTCTGAGAGCCGAGAAGAAGCTCTACCAAAACCTGAACCACATGCAGTCCACAGAAGACAG CATGGGGAAGACTCAGGCACTGCACATGGAGCTGGACACAGTTCAGGCGCTACGCGGACAGCTGGAAGAGGTCCTGAGCAGGACCCGAGACACAGCTCTGGCACTGGACAGGGCAGCTAAGGCCCACGCTGACTATGGAG AGTTCAGCACAGACGAGGATGAGGACGAGAtcgaggatgatgatgatgatgatgatgatgaagaagaagaaggcagTAGCAGTGAAGAATTCACCGACAGTATAGAAGAAGATGTGAAACTGACCGCTGAGAGTCTGGCTAGTACAGAG AATGCTGGGGTTTCTGAAGGTCCAGTGAGCAGAAGGATATCCCAGGAGGCCATGAGGGGAGGATGGCAGGATGAGGTGAAGCAGAAGAagggtgaagagagagagaccggaGAAGAGAGAAGCCAGCTCAGCCAGGCTGGATGTACCTCACTCTCTCAGGACAG GTGTACTCGATCAAACCTGCAAGAGGAAAAGCGCAATCTGGAACTAAGCGGAAGTAGATCCGGACAGGATTCCGGATCTGGGTGTGGACCGGGAACAGAAAGAAACGTATCTGTAAAGTGCAGAAGGTGGGAGCAAAGTGAAACAGACAGGCTGAACCCTCATGACCAGCAGCAAACCCACATGCTtatagaggaagaggaagatgaatatgaagatgaggaggagaaggacaTGCGGGCCTCTCGGGGGAAACGTGGCCTCCCGACTGTGACTCTAAGAGAGGGAGCGGGGAAGAGAAGGTGTAACAGACCTCACTCTCTGGACCTTGGAGTGCTGCTGACTCGCAAAACTACGGGTGAAGAGTCCAGCACACAG GAGATAGGGGGAGAAAATGGAGGTTCTGCAGGGTTCTGGCAGCATGTCGAGGCGGGACTACGTGAGCAGGCGGAGCGTCTCCGTAGCGACCTGGCCCTGAGCCGCCAGGAAAGCAGAGAACTCCGAGAAAGACTGATGGTGTCTGAGGCTACTGTACACGCACAGGCTGACCAGCTCAAGGAGTACAGAGAACTACTGa CGGAGAGTGCAGTGCAGCAGGACAGTAAGCAGGTCCAGGTGGATCTGCAGGATCTGGGCTATGAGACCAGCGGGCGCAGTGAGAATGAGGCTGAGAGAGAAGATGCCAGCAGCCCTG AGTTTGATGATATAGAGCTGTGCAACTCTCTTTCCCGGCCATCGTATGGCAGTGTTGGTAATTCGTGGCATCAGCATGGCGACGGTTCCCAGCCGGACGATTTGTTAGTGCAGGACCTACGTGCACAGCTTACTCGCTGTCACAAAGTGATCCGTGGTCTGCAGATCCGTGTGCGTTCACTTTCCACTACCTCCGACTACGCTTCCAGCCTCGAACGCACATCACGCAAG GTGAACTGGGCCTTCCAAGAGTCTCCTGCCCACAGTGGTTTGGAGGACGATGAGGGCTGGCACTCAGATGGGCCAGCCATTGGACCACTGAAGTCCAACAGGGACCTGCAGGAGCTGATGTCTCGTGTGGCCTCCTTGGAGAACCAAATCCGCAACAGCAAACTGGAGGAAAAAAGAGGGGCAGAGGAGGGGAAGAGTGCTACATGGCCTGG AAAATACAACACGCTGATCCAGGCTCAGGCGCGAGAGTTGTCACACTTACGGCAGAGGATGCGTGAGGGACGAGGAATTTGCCACATCCTCACGCAGCACTTGGGCGACACCACCAAGGCGTTCGAAGAGCTGCTCCGGGCCAACGATATCGATTACTACATGGGCCAGAGCTTCCGAGAACAACTTTCCCAGAGTTCCTCACTCATACAGAGGATCAGCATTAAGCTCAGTGGac GAGATCGCTCAGAAGTGCAGGATGACAAAATGGGCCATGAGCTATTAGCTTTAAG GTTGAGTAAAGAGCTCCAACAAAAGGACAAGATAATCGAGTCTCTCCACACAAAGCTGCAGCAACGCCCTGACACGCCCTCCAGCAGCCACGCCCCCTCAGAGACAACAGACCAATCTGACCGCACTTCCTTTGTGTCAGATGAAAGGGCTTCGATAAATGAGGATCTGGAGCTGTGTTCTGATGTGGACGCTGTCAGCGAATACGCCCAGGAGGAACCTGCTCCTAGATCAAATGATGCAg ACCGCCCCTCCTTCCTCCCTGTCCCTCCTTCTATTCAGTCCCCTATCACCCCCTACAGGACAAAGGAAAGTACGACAG GTGTCTATTCCGTCCCCTTGTATGGTTCTTTGCCGTTGGCTCAGACCCACCCCTGGTCCAACTCCTCAAATAACTTAACCTCTGACCCATTGCCCTTTTTTGGGCCACTGACACCACAACAGCACCAGCAGGGTCTGCGCAGACCACCAATCCGAA GTTTTAGTTTACCACATTCACTGAGCAGCTATCCACTGATGGGCTCTGCACTTCCTGATCCCTCACATTACACCCAGCTATCTCATCATTCCCTTCACCAGCCCCAGAAATCAGATAGCAGCCTGGTAGGAAGTAGTGCACCATGGGACATGGACAGCATCATTCAGCCAATCATAGGCTTGACTGGAGCACCTGGTTACCAGTCAGGAAACAGCCATTCAG GTGTGGACCTGATCGAGGAGCATCTTCGTGAGATCCGTACTCTGCGCCAACGTCTGGAGGACTCCATCAGGACCAACGAGAGGCTGAGACAACAGCTGGAGACTCGCCTGGCCAAGGCTGCCAGAGACGGAG CAGCACCCACAAATATCTACATCCAAGGCCTGGACACGGTCACTCAGCTGTCCAATGAGATCCGAGTGTTGAAGGAGGAGAATCTGAGTCTCCAGTCCAGGCTGCAGGCGAGCAGGG ACAACATCGAGGAGGTGGAGCAGTTAAGGGAGGCGGTGCTGTCTGGGCGGGCGCGGCTGAAGCAGGCAGAGTTAGAGGCGGAGCAGTGGAAGGAGGAGCTGAGGAGGCATCAGACGCACAGCTGTGAACAGAGTCAGCAGATTCAGCAGCTACGGCAGGAGAGGCAGAGCAACCAGGAGCACAACAACAG gtTACAGCATGAGGTTAGTCTGCTCCAGCAGCAGCTCTCCGAAAGCAGACAGCTGCTGCACTCCCTGCAGTGTGAACTCCAGCTATATGACCGAGTGTGTACAGGAAGCAAGAGCGCCCCCACAG GTTATCTCTCGGGTCTCCCGTACTCCTCTGCTCCAGCTGTGGGAGAACTCAACCAGTTGCTAATGGAGGTCCGGGCTCTACGGGCCCAGCTGGAGCGCAGCGTCCAGGAGAACAGCGCTCTGAGGATACAGCTGCAGAAACAGCTGGAGCAACAATTAAACTCAGCCAGCTTGGAGCAAAGACCTTCATCCCTCATGCCAGCCAGCCCACTTCGGGATGCTCTCTATAGGAGGCAGCTACTACACG ACCCGTCTCCTTCTCCTCCAGTGAGGGACGTTGGTCCGTTCCCTTCCGGTCCCCCGTGTTCTCCGTATTCAGAGCTTGAAGAGAGCTCACTCACAGCTAACG